In Rutidosis leptorrhynchoides isolate AG116_Rl617_1_P2 chromosome 6, CSIRO_AGI_Rlap_v1, whole genome shotgun sequence, the DNA window TccgtctcaatttaataatcacgagttggctttttttattttaaataattctTTTGTGTTATATTCTTTTGTGTTATATAATACataatgaaatttatatgaataatTCAagttttatatgatttcatttataatttttatcaagtattatataatttttttttatttatagtcaaaactagttatcgaaccctcgcttcgcgccgggggttcgattttcaatgtattttattgcgtttagtaaaattattttgtggctaacgatgatgtcgttgaagcgcaactcgagtcgaactaaaagatataacccgtgagagatttaaatgttattttaaattaacaatatatgtgcatctccgcgtttcgctatggaattgtcgacttttaaaaatttaacgcaaaatcaacgtgtatgaaaagtaccccaaatatttagcgttttttaaaaagcgtccgttttgcgtatagctagtgacattgtgttctaaaattatttcgagtttaacgatggtgtcggaaaaatttaactcgttgcgagcgagaagatatgacccattgaatatttgggtggagtttatttaagatttttttttatgaaaatggttatttgacactttacccccctgtttggagggtcgatttgaatttttcaaaaaagtgtgtggggctttgttggtaaaataaaatttagttaaaattaaaaaaaaaaaggtgaaaagtcaaaaatatccctagttactattcataacttttgtctattagttaatatgtgAATTATGAAAAAAAGTTAACCCAAGACTACTAAATTGAAACGgtgaatgatatatatatatatatatatatatatatatatatatatatatatatatatatatatatatatatatatatatatatatatatatatatatatatatatatataaaataaaataaaataaaatttagtataataatagtaatattaattaagttCTATAAATATGAATAAAAGAATATCTCTGAAGTTCATGCACCTTGGAATTCATAAATGCCCATGTTCCTATTGGTTATcattattcattatatatatatatatatatatatatatatatatatactgacatGTGTTTTGTGTACAAGATAAATAAAAAATGAAGATTTGCTTGATAGCAAATGGAGTACAAGATAGGGTTTAAATACTACGTATACGTAGCAAGAACAATTCAAACGTACGATAAATTAAATTCCGTTTCTGTACTAAAGAATCTGCTACATATTTTTATGAAGTGGGAGTGTAGCTCTGCTTGTTAGAGCATGCTGGCCAACTTAATGATCCTAACCTCTAACTCTTTAATAAATATCTATAACAACAAAGATTAAACTGAACCAAAACACTTTGGTTCAATAATTTCCCCAACCCGCCTAGCCGAGTAGTGAAGCGAGTCTAGCCCGCTACGTAGGCTGATTCAATATTGCTTTAAACAAATTCTGATAAGCTAACGGAATAACTTCAACTGAAATTGCACAATATTACACTCAAAAATCTTATCAAAAAATACATATTCATAACAATAAAGATTAATTATGCATCAAAATCACATATTTTACACCTTGGTAAATGCAACATAAAGCTTCACTATAATGAGCCATCCGAACCCGTAGTGGAGGCATTAATGCTTGGCGAATCGCTGAAGAACTTCAAAGTAATCAGGAAACGTCTTACGAGTGCACGAAGGATCTTTGATGGTGACAGGCACATCAGCACAAGCAGCGAGAGAGAAAGCCATAGCCATCCTATGATCATCGTACGTGTCTATTTCTGTAACGTTTAACTTCTTTGGAGGAGTAATTATACAGTAGTCGGGTCCTTCTTCAACTGTCGCTCCTAACTGAAAAGTTTATAACCCAGATATTGTCAATGCCAAATTCGACCCATTTACATAAGTCTAATGGGTCAATCAAATGGTAAAATAGAAAGCAACTTAGAAAGAAAATAGGTCGAGGATTGCACATAGTGTGTACTTTTGGAGCATAAAACAGCCTAAACCTATGAGATTAATACTGAAAGAGATTAACTTTAGTATGTCTTATAAAACATTCAATCGTAATTTAttccaatttttttaaaaaaaaatagatataGCTTTTTTCTTGTTAAACCAACCCAGCCGACCCAACCATTTTGGCACCTTTAACCATGACGGTTGGAAACGAGTGATAAATGTGGATATGCTTATTTTTATACCTTTCTGAGTTCTGTGCAAATGGCAATCATCCTTTCGGTTTCTTTAACTCTCCAGCTTGCAACTGAAACATAACAAAGTTAGCATCCGTATAAAACGGCATTTAGATGGGTTGTTTGGATGTTATCAAAGGAGCGTCCATCGTACCATCTCTGATGGCTGTAGGACCATCGGCATAAAGAGCAACGACAGCAAGAGTCATGGCAACATCAGGCATTTTGTTCATGTTCACATCGACTGCACGTAAATGTCCCCTTCCGGAAGCAGTCCTTGGTGGGCCCTTAACCGTCACAGAGTTCTCGGTCCATGTTACTTCCGCACCCATTTGTCCAAGAACCTCAGCAAATTTCACATCACCCTATATTTTGAAAGAAAATAAAACAGAGCATATATGTAACCTTGAGGTTGTGAGTTCGAGTCCCGCCGTGGACAAAAaaggggtgtgtgtgtgtgtgttgttaaAAAAAAGTACTAAAAGTTGGTTAGAGAAGATAGATTTGAGCTTTTGATGAGGGGTGGCAAAACGGACAAGTTGGATAACATATCAAAATGGATTCGGGTCAAATTGGGTCATTTATATGTGATAACCTAAATGTTAGATCAACAAACCCATTAGTACATTTATGTCATTATCTACAAATTTGGTATATAATGTATTGAAACTTTTTTACATCACAAAATCTATTATTTATCACAACCCATTTTATTTTTTGTTAGCTTTATATAATTATCTGTTATGCCCCATCATCAGAAATTTATGAACTGACCCTTTTATATGTAAATGGGTTAAAATTTTCATTGTCACCTCAAACTCATACTTTTGAGGTAAAAAAAACCAGGCTTTGAGCTAATATAACGACCAATTGTTTTTTTAATGGAAGATGtgatcataattttttttttaacattacCACAATTGCTTTACTTTTAACTTCAATTAGTTGCAATAATATAAGTAAATTGTGGTGCACCTGTAAACTACTTGTTCCACAGCCTTCAACGGTGATGGTGCCACCGGTTATGGCTGCACCAGCCAAGAAGTAACTCGCACTTGATGCATCACCTTCTACATATGCATTTCCCGGCGACCTGAACAAATTAATCCCATAAATTCATAAATCGATCTACATAAAGAACAATAAAATGGGCGGGTCAGACGAGTTGGGTAACAGGTAAAAATGGGTAAGTTTGTCCATTTTTCAAATTACAAATGACTTATATATACAGATATAACTCGAAACAACCCTTATGAGTTATGATGAGAAATTTATACCTCGAGAGAACTTGGTTCTTTGTAATAAAAATAGACTTACTTGTACTTTTGACCTCCTCGAACATGAAACCGGTCCCAACTGTCACTGTGTTCTACCGAGACACCAAAACGTTCCATCAATTTCAACGTCATCTCGACATACGgtattgaaatgagtttatctatGATTTGAATCTCTACGTCTCCGAGTGCAAGGGGAGAAGCCATAAGCAAAGCGGTAAGGTATTGACTACTAATAGATCCCGATAACTTAACCTGTAAACATCAAAACACAAACTTATTGTTATAAAATATACGCCAAGATATTCATTCGTGCCTCTTTGCATCTTTCAATAAATCAGATAACCTTAACCATAATGACATTATATAACTATAAGGCTTATCAAGAGTCAATGTGTCTATTTATTTAACTTTGGTATATGGGAACAATCGCAACATACTGTAGGCCAATTTCCATTTTAGAAGATCTACTTACTTTAGTATAACTGCAAAACATTTTATTTTAATTTCGTTTATTTTAGGACCAACTTTCATCAACTTCTGATATGGCAGAGCCTTTACAATTGATTTGACATTCAGATGGTGATGTAATACAACAACTAAGATACAAAACATGTTTATTATATTCggataataaaaaaagaaaaagaaaaaaatgtacCTTTCCGCCAGGGAGGCCTCCAGCTCCAACAACACGCACGGGTGGGCAGTCTGTCCCAAGAAAACAGTCGACGTCTGCACCAAGCTGCTTAAGACCCGTGACCAAGTCACCAATCGGTCTCTCTCTCATTCGAGGAACTCCATCTAATACATAACtgaagaaaatttttcattagtgaccAGAAAAATAGGATGTTTTTAAAAAATAAAGGATACTATTTTGCGGTTAAAGATGAAGATATAACAGAAAAAAATTAATTTGTGGTGTTCCCTCTACCTAATAGACATTTCTATATTTTCAGCATAGTTTTAGATAGGTAGATCGTTACTGGGTAAAGGTGGAGGGGGCAATTTCGACCCATATATACAAAAACGGAAAATGAAAGCAAGCTTctacacctttttttttttttttttttttaaaagaccgGGATGATTATTTTCTAAAGAGTAGTCATTCCATTGTATTTGATACATTAATTATTTAGAATAAGATAAAAAAACAATACAAACAAGTGTTGACGGGTCAACCCATGTCAAGACTTCCCAAAGATAGAAAAGTAGCACTTTCCATTCGACAGTGGGAATATTAAATCTACATCCTAATCTATTTATGATGTTCAAACATATCATCTACATTCTTGAATACAAAacaaatatttaaaataataataaccttGAATTTCCACCAGCAGCAGTGACTGCAGCAGTCAATGGGCGCATAGCGGTTCCTGCATTTCCAAGAAAAAGCTGAATTTCTTCCTTAGCATCTCTACCCACCGGAAACACACCGCCACAACCTTCGACAACCGCCCTTTTAATTGCACCATCTTCCTCAACACGTAGCCCTAGCGTTCTTAAAGCTCCAAGCATGTAATGAACATCATCACTGTTTAGTAAGTTGTCAACGACAGTTGTTCCCTGAAAAATAAATTGGATATTGGGCATGAAATCGTGCACTAGAATTGGAACACGGTTCAATAATTTGCTTCTTAACAGGCATTGCATTTTGCAAGGATAATATTATATAATTCCTGAATTTATAGTTGACTTAATATTATATCAACAGACACAAACTGTCATAACAAATGAAAAACACAACaacaagaaaagaaaaagaaaaaaaagcatTCCTTCTT includes these proteins:
- the LOC139855523 gene encoding 3-phosphoshikimate 1-carboxyvinyltransferase 2; amino-acid sequence: MATTHVNNVAHANFTSNLSKSQTPCLKSSSFLSFGSKFQTPATQFSVSSNKNLSFTVSAVATTEKPSTVPEEIVLQPIKEISGTVNLPGSKSLSNRILLLAALSEGTTVVDNLLNSDDVHYMLGALRTLGLRVEEDGAIKRAVVEGCGGVFPVGRDAKEEIQLFLGNAGTAMRPLTAAVTAAGGNSSYVLDGVPRMRERPIGDLVTGLKQLGADVDCFLGTDCPPVRVVGAGGLPGGKVKLSGSISSQYLTALLMASPLALGDVEIQIIDKLISIPYVEMTLKLMERFGVSVEHSDSWDRFHVRGGQKYKSPGNAYVEGDASSASYFLAGAAITGGTITVEGCGTSSLQGDVKFAEVLGQMGAEVTWTENSVTVKGPPRTASGRGHLRAVDVNMNKMPDVAMTLAVVALYADGPTAIRDVASWRVKETERMIAICTELRKLGATVEEGPDYCIITPPKKLNVTEIDTYDDHRMAMAFSLAACADVPVTIKDPSCTRKTFPDYFEVLQRFAKH